ACCAGATCCGTCTCAGTCTAGCTGTGCCCCCGATGTGTATGACACCTTGTTCCCCTCGATTATTTATAGTTCCTGTCTAGCTCTGGTGGATGCCACATTGagtccccaacacacacacgcattacacacacacacacacacacatgatcctcCTGACACCTGATCATCATGCCACCCCCACAGTCAGTGTGGGAACTGACCTCCACTGGACTCTGACCCTCATAAATCACAACTGCCACGCACACCCTCCCCAGGCAGATGCACACCCTCCCCAGGCAGGTGCACACCCTCCCCAGGCAGGTGCACACCCTCCCCAGGCAGGTGCACACCCTCCCCAGGCAGGTGCACACCCTCCCCAGGCAGATGCACACCCTCTCCAGGCAGGTGCACACCCTCCCCAGGCAGGTGCACACCCTCCCCAGGCAGGTGCACACCCTCCCCAGGCAGGTGCACACCCTCCCCAGGCAGGTGCACACCCTCCCCAGGCAGGTGCACACCCTCCCCAGGCAGGTGCACACCCTCCCCAGGCAGGTGCACACCCTCCCCAGGCAGGTGCCGTCCCTCATATAGAGCCGCAAATGGGAATACACCTTCACACACGTTTATGTTTAGTCAAGTTTTTTTttaggggagaaaaaaaacaaaccctTAGTGTCAGCACTTGCGTCAGCCGTGCCAACTCCTCTCCCATATAAAGACATGGTATGTCCCGTTACGGGAGGGCGACCCCTTGACATTTCATGTTTGGGTCAGTCTGAAACTTGACCCTCCTCCATGACCTCATCAATCTGCCAGGCAGACTGCACCTGACTCATCAACACGTCCATCCTGGTTTGATGGAAAACATCAACAGTCACAGGAACACGGCTTGTATAACTGCCTTCAACTCTATCACCCCTCTCTTGGCTTTGCCCTCCAGCACACCTCGCCAGCATAACAGATCTCAAATCTAATTGTTATTCATGAGTCAGCTAGAAAACAACATCCAATTCAAAATGTTGAAGCCTTATTTTAATAACAATTGAGAATTAAAGCGATCCCAACATTCTCAATTCAATCTTATAGTCACAGGCAGTATTGTATGTAGGTGTACTACTACCTACAGTACCACAACTTGCTACTGTAGGTCACAGGAAGGTCGGAATAGTGTGAACACTTATAATATCCacatttctctttttccctatatccctctctgtccctgtctctctctgtgtgtctctcaggggggcgtgggggggggcagtgggtcTGATGGGAAGGCAGCAGACGTGGTGGACGGGGGTCGGACCGCGCTGGACAACAAGACGTCCCTCCTCAACacgtccctgctctcctccagcccccgggGGGCCCGGGACCCCTTCTCCGATTCCCCCTACAAACACAACATCAAGGACACCAGCATGGACGAGTCAGGACAGCTCCTAGACGGTAGGCACACACGcgcggggggtcagatggctgagcggttagggaatcgggctattaatcaggtggttgccggttcgattccctgccgtgctaaaattacgttgtgtccttgggcaaggcccttcacctggggggaatgtccctgtacttcctgtaagtcgctctggataagagcgtctgctaaatgactataaTGTAAATGatcatcatgcacacacacacatgcattgcaTGAAATGGATGCTGGGAACGGCATCGCTCGGTGCGTCGAATCTCAACCCCCATTGGTTCGCACCCTTCCCAGACAGTAACCTGGACCAGTCGGAGCTGGTTGCTGACCTGCTGAAGGAGCTGTCCAATCACAACGagcgtgtggaggagaggaaggcggCGCTGTGTGAGCTGCTGAAGCTGATTCGTGAAAACACGCTGCAGGTCTGGGACGAACACTTCAAAACCATCTTACTGCTCCTGCTAGAGAcgctgggagacagagaggtatacacacacacctacacacacatccagtgtttcccctaccattatattagggcccccccccctttcctataaaacaaacccccccaaagctgtacacctaggggaaacactgacatCTATCCTCAGTCCATTTCTGGTAGATCACTTTACAGTTCGGGGCAAGTAAAACAATGGAAAGCAACAAAGTGGTTTGTCCTTCCCAGCATGTGATCCGTGCGCTGGCCCTCCGTGTGCTGAGAGAGATTCTGAGCCGGCAGCCCTGGAGGTTTAAGAACTACGCTGAGCTCACCATCATGAAGGCTCTGGAAGCACACAAGGACCCGCAcaaggaggtacacacacacacacgcctggttctcacacacatccaacgtATCTGTACCTGGGATTCAGTCCTGTTGTGTCATGCCGTCTCTGATTGgctcgtgtgtgcgtgcgtgcaggtgGTGCGAGCGGCAGAGGAGACAGCCTCCATGCTAGCGACGTCCATCAGCCCTGACCAGTGCGTCAAGGTACTGTGTCCCATCATCCAGTCAGCTGACTACCCCATCAACCTGGCCGCCATCAAGATGCAGACCAAGGTCATCGAGAGGGTCCCGCGGGACGGCCTGCAGGCCATGCTGCCTGAGATCGTCCCTGGACTcatacaggtaacacacacacacacacacaccaaaaggtGATTTAGTACTGACttgatgcacacagacacagaaatccTGGTACACGCAGGGTTATAACCTCTTTATGTGACCTTCTGCAGGGCTACGACAACTCTGAAAGCAGTGTGAGGAAGgcctgtgtgttctgtctggtgGCCATCTATGCAGTCATAGGAGAAGACCTCAAACCACATCTCAGCCAGCTCACAGGCAGCAAGGTGAGCTTTCAGATTCCCATTTCTTCCTCCAACGTTTTGAGGATTCATACCCTGCACAGAACTTCTGTCTGACTTCTCTTTGTATGtatttttggtctcagtctaatTTAATGTCCTTTTCCCCTCTCAGCTGAAGTTGTTGAATCTGTACATCAAGCGGGCTCAGTCTGGCTCCAGTGGCAGTGAACCTCCAGAGGGCCTATAGGAACAAACAGCACCCCTACAGGCCAAACCAAGAACTACAGCTCGGAAatctacacccacacccactcactcacacaccctctcatgaACACAAACCCTTATAAACAATGCACAGATGTGCACAGATTTGGATGAAAcggaaacacacagtcacacaaacacacacacacacacgcttacactgAGAGACACTGACACGCAGGCTCAaccatacccccccccacaggctCAGACACACGCTGGGTCGGACTTCCTGTTTTCCGTCGTCTTCTTCCGCCGTTACtgctgcagtgcattgtgggacttGTGGTGAGGAGTGCAGGAGAACGAGTGTTGTAGCTCTCCTCTAAGACGCCGAAgatccaccctgctctctagCATTCAGACTAAAAACACCCCCTGACCCTTGAACCCCGGAAGGTTATTCTCGTGTTGTCTTGTATCCCCGACTTAACACTCACACGCATTCAACCCCAAGTGTGTGTCATCCAAGCCCACTCccagctctgtctctcccaaACACACCCCTCGGCCCTCGGCCTCCATAGCaacaaggaaggaaggaagagggagttGGCGCTATGGAAACCAGCCAGTTGTGACTAAATAGCAGAGgctagggagaggagggcatggcatggaggagggtggatggtGGGGATTTTCTGAACAGTTGTCCAGGgttagggaagaggagggggtttctttgtgtttattttgtctgtgtgttgggggtgaagGGCTTTAAAGGCTTTGAAACCCCTCGGACTCAACGGTGCTGATGTTCACAAGGTACGACCCACCCAGCACTAATGCTCAAAAGGCCATACCTGCTTTTAGCTACACAGAGACTGAGGTAGACATAATGTGCTTGGCTATGCATGAGACGATTTATAACGAGAAACTTTTTATCGGGATCCTTCCTAAAGTCAGAAAGGGGTTTAAACAAATTATTCCCACTGctttgaaaaaataaaataatccatGTTACCCtccactgcccccctccccatccgtTTTAAATCCAACCATTTCAGATAAGATGTGAGTGGTTACTTACTCCATGGAGTCAAAGTATGACTGGACATGGCTTATTATCACATAGTGGATTTGTATCTATATACGATATAAAAAATTGAATATCCAGTAAAATAATTGAGTCCCAAAAGGGGCGCGTGCGCGCACCTGTGCCcatccatgttttttttttggttcttctgttgcgCGTGCAGTAGTCTCTCATTGGTTTTTCTGATGAGGAATTTGTAGAAATGTATTATTTACAGATCTGGAAAACTGTCATGGCTCCtattttcctcttctctttctcttctcattGTGACATTATTTCCCTCTTGTGAGTAACATTCTAGAGTTCACTGTTTCCTCTGTGCATTTACAAAGCTGTGCTTACAATGAAAATAAAGAACACTTGTACAGACCATAATAAACAAAGTCCTCTATGTCAATCATTAGAATACATGAATCTATCTCGACCAGGTCTAAACCTCCATGCCTCATGGGTTCAACCCTCGTCTTAAATCTGTGGTTGTGGACATTTGATGCTCCTAAATGATCGGCCAACTAATTCAGATTGGGTTGAATTTGATGATGGTCTTGGTCTAAATCAGAGACCTGCTTGATGTAACCTGGAATTTGTCTTGCACCTAATAAATGTGTTGTGCAACGTGCAGACAGCCGGACTTCTTTCCATTAGTGGAACCAATAGTAAAGTACGCCAATGAAGGCCTTttcatgtttgcgtgtgttccTTATGGCAAGAAAATGTAACAATCTGCCACTAGCTATTTCTAGACATCAGCCCCTGTCACGAAAGTCTGGGGTGACTCCTGCCTTCATGCCCAGTCTTGAGTGCAGTGTTATGTCACATACCACATGCGAGTAGTCGTGACAAGTCAGAGACAGGGTGAACATTTGAAATAACGTAGCCTTAGGGACCGCACTACCACTTAACACTTATTTTTTAAATCCTATATGCTAATGAAAAAAACGATTTGTCCCGAGATTCAAGATAACTGCGTATAAAAAGCGCGTAGCTGTAACTTGCGGAAGTTACCACAGGCGATTGTAAATGGAACTTATTTTCGCAGTCTACTACTCAGATCAGACCGCCCTGAGTTGAAGCGCTCCCCGAGAACGAACGACCACACCTGTGCAAGACGACTGCAGATACACGCAGTAAAGAAGACGTCAAACCCCTGACTGACATATTATATATGGCCTCGCTAAATACATTTGTACTAAAGCTGTGTAGATAGCAACGTATACAAcgtctttcatgcttttatcatGTATTCTTTTATTGTAAGGTGAACTTGGGTGACTTGAAAGGCGCCTCCAAAtaacatgtattattattattattattacaatagGCTAATGGAAATAGGTGACAACATGCGGTCACACAATGGGACTGGTTTAAAGTGTTAATTCTAACGAGTTAGCCTACTGTTTCAGCAGCTTAACTTCTGTTTAGTCAAAAAATAAAAGTAACTTAACTGTAGACAGAAAAACGACGTAATTAGTCTCCTGCTGGCCCATTTAATTttcttttgtgtgcgtgtacgcgCACGCGGATGGCTCTGTAGATGACGAAAGCTCTATGGTGGCTTATTGGTTGACAAACGTATGCTTGGCACGAGAGCGGCTCAGTGATTGGTTCGGCGATCCCTCTGGCATCCTCCCTGCGCCTGGCTTTGGGAGGGTATGAGAAAGGGACAGTCGGTAGGAGCCATGTTGATGTTGCCTGGTTCGTTGTCAGCTACTGCACTTTGGATATCTAAAGAATCTCATTTCTCGGGTCTGGAGCCGTAGCACCGGTCGCTCGAGTTCGCAATGAAAAAAGGAGAGCGGTTTCGGACGGCACAGGGAGCGCTGTCAGGAAGCTTCGCGTAGGATTCGACTCATAAAATAAAGCAAGTGTCAAGTGAAGTTCCATAATGCTGCTTCTAGCGTGCTAGCTAGACAGCAGTAGCAGTAGACGGACGTTGCGTGTTAATGCGGCGTGTGGACTGTCAACAACATCCTCCCTGCTTTTTTACATAATAATGATTGTTGGCATACTAGCCAACTAGCTAACCAAGTTAGTGTATGCTACGACTAAGGTTCAAAGCTCCTAACTAGGTAcaatttttattttagcaagctTGCAGCTAGCTGGTTTTGGCTAACGTTAACTACTTAAATATAGCTAGCTCCATGCTACAGCATATTACGTTGGCTAACATTAGGCAGCTAGGTTCgtcttcctgtgtctgctgcctAATAAACTCATTCCGGGAAAATATGGCGACACATCGAGCTTGTGGAGTGCTGTCTAATGGCATATCAAAGTTCTCAaggagctagctggctagcgtaACTTTCTTTCAACGTCTACAGTTAAGCAGTAGCACATTTGTTTGCTAGCTGCTCCCCTGTCCCTGAAACAAGCTGGCGACTCTCCGAGTGGAAGCGGAAGACAAGGAGTTGGGAGCGATGGCCTGGGTGCTGAAGATGGATGATGCGACCATCGAGTCGGGGCTGGTGCACGACTTCGATGCCAGCCTGTCTGGCATTGGGCAGGAGCTGGGGGCTGGCGCCTACAGTATGAGGTTAGACAGAGATAAACAATTTTTAAAGTATTTTAGCTTTCAAATAAATTGTTAGCAGGACATTTCCTGCAAAGAAAGTCGAAATCCACCTTGTTTTGACAAAAGAAGATGGACGGTACAAACTGTTCCTGCTGCTTGCCTTTCTAAAACCCGATGCGTACTCATCCATAAACAAATTCCGTCTGAATTCATTACTGTGGTGTACATTGTGTCCTTTTTGTGTGGTATAGTTGTAGTCTATGTTGGGGCTATGGGACTGGGTGGGGGCTGAGTCACAGCAGGTGGTCATTTAGGGACAGTGATTATTACTACCGGTATTATGAATTGGGGAGAGGTGGGAAGTGTTGCCCCGGTGTGGTCCGAGTCACCCTCTCCCACGCTCAAAGGCAAGCCCATGCTCTGAGTCCAACTTGTGTTTGCCAGAAGCTCGATTATTGGATTAGTGTTTTGCCAAACTGATCTGACTGTACCCCTGCCAGGGAGTTGCTACACCCTTAGAACTGTGGTCATCGACAAGATGACTTGGTGACTGCAACTGTATGTTGCAGTCACGGTGGGCTGCAATACACAAGTTTGAAGAAGCTATCCTGCTCTCTGTCATATGACATGAACAAGTTAGCTCTGTATTGATAATACCGTACCGAGGGTTATCTTAAAGCTGGATTGAACATtgtgtggtttgtttgtttgataaGGCTGGCTGGATGTTGATACAAGGTGTACCTTCTTATGGTTGTACTAGATGATTACTGGATAAGGAGTGTGTTCAGCTATTGTGTTGAAATGCAGGAGGCGAGGCGTGGCAATCTGTGTCCTCAATcgcatttgttttatttttaaaataaagtcgcttttatccaaagcgacttccaagagagagctttacaaagtgcataggtcactgatcataacaacaagatagccacaaaacattgcgagtagccaaaacatgaagcacacattgtgaacaaccaaagtaagtgccaaagggaagaaccataagagcatgtagttaaacaagttacaattaaacaatatgaaccgctatacgtgcaagtgtacctgtggaaaaaacaagcaacaataataaaaacaatatcacagcgagtacaaaaaatttaaaacagttaccactaaccacaagagcaacaagtctctgagcaagagtcattgtgatccttgaggaaactaacatcgggtcaagcgaaccattcctaagtaccgttgtactcccgttGTATTTTTACTTTCAGTATGCTGCTGCCCTTACAAAGTCCGTAATGTTGCAAGCAGGGTGCATACAATTATGAAGTTGACTACTACTTTTGTGCAATTCAGTCAATGTGATGTACCTTTTGCCATCAGAATAGCCATAAAAGCATGCTGGCTTGCATCCTGCAAAATGCGACCTGATGCAACTGGACATTCTGGTATTTTTGGCATGCTGCATTTGACATTCTATGTATTGAGGACAAAATATTTGTCGGGCATACTAAATAGCATGGTAGGACGAGCATTGGGACACGTCCAATGTTTCTGTGGAATAAGGAGGCAAAGTTTCTCAGGTCGTTCTGCGACCCCTCTCCCTAGCCACTTACAGTACAGCATATCTGAGTTTAGCGagtgtagtagtagtagtagtaattcCGTCAGGCTCATGTTTAGAATAACAGCTGGTGTGTTCCGTAAGGACGGAATGTTACTGAGTGTGTCAGTGGACACAGGGCCTTAAGTGTCAGGTAGCGTGTGCGTTTTCCTGGGCAGCATTGCTGAGTATAGCAGCAGGGCTTCGCCCGGTCTGGTGGCTAGATCGTATACTGGGAGCGGCCACGGTTTGTTCACAGTGTAACAGGTGGAACAAGTGTAAAAGAGTGGTCATCATTTGAAACGTAGAGCAAAGGCTTTATCTGGACATCATCCATTGTAGGTAATCAAGAAATAAACAGTAAATATACTATAATTAATGGATCAGAAGAAACTGGGCTGGATTTTGGTTTCTGCTGGTAGCCTCTGGTTCAGATGTGAAAACCAAGCCATATGTTGTTTGGTTCAGGCTTAAAACTGCAGTCACACTTGACCTCACCATGTAGActgccctgcctgtctggaTGGGTCTTTTAATTAACATGAGATTTGAGTGAAGACATGAACAACATTCCTTggcatgaagagagagagaggggggggggtggaggaggtggtagtCTTTGCAACTTGGCCTCTGTCACATCCATAAATGCACAGACACCCATACTTGTTGACAGTTCAGGAGCATGTCTGGGTGGTCTCAGGACAAAGTCTGTCTCAGTAATGTTCTGGTCTGTTTGTTGTGACTGACTGATCTCTTGTCTGGATACCTAGTACTATGTACATATAAAACTGTAGTTATAGTGTAATCAGTCGATGAACCCTATCAAGGTTTTGTttacctttgtctctctcatacTTTCCCTCTGTCCTGGTCTCCATAGTGACGTGCTGGCACTGCCCATCTTCAAGCAGGAGGATTCCAGCCTGCCTCCCCACAGCGACACCAAGAACCCCCCGTTCCAGTACGTGCTCTGTGCTGCCACCTCGCCCGCCGTCAAACTGCACGATGAGACGCTCACTTACCTGAACCAaggtgactctctctctgtctctctgtctctgtctgcgctTATTGTACTTAAACCAACAAGGTTGTAAGGGTTCAGTCAACTGACTATGCACACTAAAGTGGAGGTTgtattcttttcttttctatttACTTtctacctctcgctctctcaggcCAGTCCTATGAGATCCGCTTGTTggacaacaggaagttgggGGAGTTACCAGAACTCAACAACAAGATGGTGAAGGTGAGTTGTGTTCATGGTGTTATGGTTGTGGTATAAGACTTGTTGTACCAACGCATTTTGTAACAGTGTGCTGTTGGTCCTTCTTCCAGTTGTGTTATTGTAATCAAGTGGTTACAGGGGCTTGTGTATCGTCATtcgattttttggggggtataACTTTAGTCACATGGTCATCATGTGTTGCGGTGGttgtggtgtggttgtgttaTGGTTTGTTGTGGTCGCTGCAGAGCATTGTGAGGGTGGTGTTCCACGACCGCCGGCTGCAGTACACAGAGCACCAGCAGCTGGAGGGCTGGAAGTGGAATCGCCCCGGAGACCGTCTCCTAGACATCGGTGAGAATGCCTAGCGACGACAAAGGGCTCCTGTCCACCCAAGGCTTCTGTTAGGGTTGTTTGAAGGCAGTGTTAGTTGACTGTCTTTGTGGCATGTATaataatgatgtcatcctgtgtgtgtgtaataatgatgtcatcctgtgtgtgtaatAAAGATGTAATCCTGTGTGTGTAATAATTATGtcgtcctgtgtgtttgtgtgtgtgtgtgtgataatgatgtcatcctgtgtgtgtgtttgtagacatCCCCATGTCAGTGGGCATCGTGGAGCCCAAGAAGAACTCATCTCAGCTCAACGCTGCCGAATTCCTCTGGGACCTCAACAAGAGAGCCTCTGTGTTTGTACAGGTACattacacactgtctctctgtctcactcttactctctctgtctgtccgtctgtctgtatctgtgtctgtctcactcactcttactgtctgtctgtctgtatctgtctgtctcactcactcttactctctctgtctgtctgtctgtctcactcttactctctcacattctctttaacactgtctgtgtgtgtgtgtctgtctgtttcactCTTACTCTCTTGCACACTCTCTAacactgtctctatctctgtcggtctgtctgtctgtctgtctcactcttacTATCTCATACACTCTAACgctatccctccccctctgtatcGGTGCACAATGCTAGGACTCagcaacacactcacagagcCTAACCCCTCCATTCCACTCGCAGGTGCACTGCATCAGCACAGAGTTCACTCCCAGGAAAcacgggggggagaagggggttcCCTTCAGGATCCAGATCGACACCTTCAAACAGGGAGATGGCGGAGAGTACTCTGAGcacctccactctgcctcctgCCAAATCAAAGTCTTCAaggtacaagcacacacacacacacacgcacacgcatgcacacagcacacattaaCACCAGATATGCTTTCTGAGGTACTAATTCACTCAACGTTAGACCTTTTCTTGTATCCCTTTGTCCCAGCCAACATTCctcgttcattcttttattgctacATCTTTTTATTTCCCCCCACTCCTtgtttccctctccctgctcctggtcTCCAGCCAAAGGGGGCGGACAGGAAGCAGAAGACTGAcagggagaagatggagaaaCGGACTgcacaggagaaggagaagtaCCAGCCCTCCTACGACACCACTATCCTATCAGAGGTCAGTAGGAGCTCCTAACCCTATCAGGCTTCAGCTGTCATCGACCAGCCCAAACGCTTTGACCAATCATTAGCAGTGTATCGACTCCCCCTTTAAATCGGCACTCAGCCAAGTAACACCCTCAGCAACAGTTAAAGAGTAATGAATAAACAATTTGGCCATCGACACAATGTTAATAACTGTATTTTGATGCTGAATTGCGGTGATGTGGGTTTGTGCAGATGAGGCTGGAGCCCATCATTGAGGATGCAGGCGACCACGAGCTGAAGAAGTCGAGCAAGCGCACGCTCCCTGCCGACTGTGGGGACTCCCTCGCCAAGAGGGGCAGTGTAAGTCCCGCCTCTCCTCTCCGGCCACCTGCAACACCCAGCTCCCTACCCCCTCAACTACTTGTAAGTAAATGGTGAACGAAAGCTTGGAGGTGGGTGCCATGTTGGCGGGGTTCTCTGTTAGAGCTCCATTATAACGTGTTTTTATATTGaatttgaaatatatttttcataTTTTATCCATATATTATATTTGTGTCATTATTTGATCCTCAGTGCTCTCCCTGGCCAGATGCCTACATCAGCACCAACCAGGCAGCTTCTCCTActttcacctccacccccctctccacctacaCTGCCTCATCAATACCAGACAGGTAAGCACATAAGCACCTGCCTGGGCATGCTCAAGTACATCAACAGACTTGTGTATAAATCCTGTCTCTAACGTCCATATCAGAGTCCTGACTGATGGTGTCTGTGTTCAAACAGTGGCTCCTCGTCTCCCAGTCACCAGGCTGAGCCTGCCAGCCAGGGCAGCGCGGAGGTCAGTCCCCCAGGGCAGGTGTTGTGCTGGGCCCCAGTGTTGAGGAGCCGGGCTAGCCTCCTGACgcccgtgtgtttgtgttcccccTGCAGCAGCTGGGTCCTGCCGCCTCCATCCAGGACACGCAGAAGTGGCTCCTCAAGAACCGCTTCAACTCCTACACCAGACTATTCACACACTTCTcaggtgtgtatacacacacacacacacacacacacacatgtgttaACAAACCCATATCAACCCCCATTTGGTTCTGAATGTGTTTCCCCTCCTGCTCGTCTTGAcctcctgacctttgacctcctctgcctctccaggTTCTGATTTGTTGAAGTTGACCCGGGACGACTTGGTCCAGATCTGTGGACCTGCAGACGGGATCAGACTCTTTAATGCACTtaaatccaggtgtgtgtggcttATGTGTCTGATAGTTGAaacatgttgtgtgtttttttttgtcattacataatgtgtgtgtgtgtgtgtgtgtaggtccgtGCGCCCCAGGTTGACGGTGTACGTGTGTCAGGAGGCCCTCAGCGAgagccccctgctggagaggagatgcGACAGCGAAAACGGAGAACACAGCAACCCCTCCAGCTCACATGGTGCGTCTGCCCAGAGATCAGCCACTGTGGGGGCATACTGTGGGGGCATACTGTGGGGGCATACTGTGGGGGCATACTGTGGGGGCATACTGTGGGCGCATACTGTGGGCGCATACTGTGGGGGCATACTGTGGGGGCATACTGTGGGGGCATACTGTGGGCGCATACTGTGGGCGCATACTGTGGGGGCATACTGTGGGCGCATACTGTGGGGGCATACTGTGGGGGCATACTGTGGGGGCATACTGTGGGGGCATACTGTGGGGGCATACTGTGGGCGCATACTGTGGGGGCACCTTTTTACACGTCTAGAAAGAATCATTTTAACAATACTGTGTGCACAGTGTACCACGCGTTGTACCTGGAGGAACTGACTGCTGCTGAGCTCATCCGTaagatggcgtgtgtgtgcggccTGCCTCTGGGACAGATCAACCAGGTTTACCGACACGGGCCCACAGGCATACACATCCTTCTGAGTGACCAGgttaagagcacacacacacccacacactctctctcacacacacacacacacacacacacacacacacacacacacacacaccctatataTTTTTGTATACATTTCTTATTGATGAAATCTCTCCAGGAAGAGCAGTTTTATTTGAGTGTTTGCAGTTTGCATGGCATTTCCATACAGTACACCGTCTGTTACACAACCCACCAGTCCCCCTTTCCAGCTTTCAGTATAAGAGGGGCTGCCCCAGTTTGCCCCAGTCTgccccagtctgcccctccaccacacctgaCTGGTTTTTTCTCTGTTCTGTCCCAGATGGTTTACAACTTACCCGACGAGAGCTGTTTTTTGATCAGCACGCTCAAAGGTAGGTTCCTAACCTGACTCGCTGGTTACGTCAGTAAACATAATGTTGTATCATGGCAGGGGAAGGAATAGCCTCTGGTTTTCTAATGTTGATTTGACCTGTGCTAAGCtagctctctcgttctctctctctccctctccagacgAGTTGGGGGAGGGTCTTCACCTGATCCTCAAGTAGCAACAGAGGTCCACAACATCTCCACTCCACCCTCAATTTAAAGAAgaagcctctctttctctcactccctgcccccccaatCCCAcagacttccccccccccacacatcttTC
Above is a window of Osmerus mordax isolate fOsmMor3 chromosome 18, fOsmMor3.pri, whole genome shotgun sequence DNA encoding:
- the ubp1 gene encoding upstream-binding protein 1 isoform X1 yields the protein MAWVLKMDDATIESGLVHDFDASLSGIGQELGAGAYSMSDVLALPIFKQEDSSLPPHSDTKNPPFQYVLCAATSPAVKLHDETLTYLNQGQSYEIRLLDNRKLGELPELNNKMVKSIVRVVFHDRRLQYTEHQQLEGWKWNRPGDRLLDIDIPMSVGIVEPKKNSSQLNAAEFLWDLNKRASVFVQVHCISTEFTPRKHGGEKGVPFRIQIDTFKQGDGGEYSEHLHSASCQIKVFKPKGADRKQKTDREKMEKRTAQEKEKYQPSYDTTILSEMRLEPIIEDAGDHELKKSSKRTLPADCGDSLAKRGSVSPASPLRPPATPSSLPPQLLCSPWPDAYISTNQAASPTFTSTPLSTYTASSIPDSGSSSPSHQAEPASQGSAEQLGPAASIQDTQKWLLKNRFNSYTRLFTHFSGSDLLKLTRDDLVQICGPADGIRLFNALKSRSVRPRLTVYVCQEALSESPLLERRCDSENGEHSNPSSSHVYHALYLEELTAAELIRKMACVCGLPLGQINQVYRHGPTGIHILLSDQMVYNLPDESCFLISTLKDELGEGLHLILK
- the ubp1 gene encoding upstream-binding protein 1 isoform X2 codes for the protein MAWVLKMDDATIESGLVHDFDASLSGIGQELGAGAYSMSDVLALPIFKQEDSSLPPHSDTKNPPFQYVLCAATSPAVKLHDETLTYLNQGQSYEIRLLDNRKLGELPELNNKMVKSIVRVVFHDRRLQYTEHQQLEGWKWNRPGDRLLDIDIPMSVGIVEPKKNSSQLNAAEFLWDLNKRASVFVQVHCISTEFTPRKHGGEKGVPFRIQIDTFKQGDGGEYSEHLHSASCQIKVFKPKGADRKQKTDREKMEKRTAQEKEKYQPSYDTTILSEMRLEPIIEDAGDHELKKSSKRTLPADCGDSLAKRGSCSPWPDAYISTNQAASPTFTSTPLSTYTASSIPDSGSSSPSHQAEPASQGSAEQLGPAASIQDTQKWLLKNRFNSYTRLFTHFSGSDLLKLTRDDLVQICGPADGIRLFNALKSRSVRPRLTVYVCQEALSESPLLERRCDSENGEHSNPSSSHVYHALYLEELTAAELIRKMACVCGLPLGQINQVYRHGPTGIHILLSDQMVYNLPDESCFLISTLKDELGEGLHLILK